The following coding sequences lie in one Buchnera aphidicola (Stegophylla sp.) genomic window:
- the nusA gene encoding transcription termination factor NusA: MNKEILSIVESIENKKLLSREEIFKILEFALSIATKKKYPYDIDVRISINRQNGDFHTFRRWLIVLYVTKPTREITLEAAQFENRYVRINDYIEDQIDSVMLNRFTTQIIKQEIIKKIREIEMKKILDNIYHYPNQIVTGIVTSIKKKYIILNLNDHIEVMMQDKDMIPKEHLKLGDRIKGILYHEHIPKKGIQLFISRSKPEILFELFKIEIPEVKEKVVQIKAVARHTGFRSKVAVISYDHCIDPIGACIGIRGTRIQAISKEIFDERIDIILWNNNPAQFVINAMAPANVIDIIVHEDSYTMDILVDTSYLSQAIGRHGQNVRLASKLSGWKLNILTVEEFKKKNTIKMRKIYNLFFKCLQLQKYIINILIKEGFSSLEELFYISDNVLLKIQDININIVLWIRKKLKKIFFNSLN, translated from the coding sequence ATGAATAAAGAAATTTTATCTATTGTAGAATCTATAGAGAATAAAAAACTATTGTCCCGAGAAGAAATTTTTAAAATATTAGAATTTGCATTGTCCATAGCGACAAAAAAAAAATATCCTTATGACATTGATGTACGAATTAGTATCAATAGACAGAATGGTGATTTTCATACTTTTCGTAGGTGGTTAATAGTTTTATATGTGACGAAACCAACCCGAGAAATTACTTTGGAAGCAGCACAATTTGAAAATAGATATGTGAGAATAAATGATTATATAGAAGATCAAATTGATTCTGTTATGTTGAATCGCTTTACTACTCAAATTATTAAACAGGAAATTATTAAAAAAATTAGAGAAATAGAAATGAAAAAAATATTGGATAATATTTATCATTACCCTAATCAAATTGTTACAGGTATTGTAACATCGATAAAAAAAAAATATATAATTTTAAATTTAAATGATCATATTGAAGTTATGATGCAAGATAAAGATATGATTCCTAAGGAACATTTGAAATTAGGAGATCGTATTAAAGGTATATTATATCATGAACATATTCCTAAAAAAGGTATACAATTATTTATTAGTCGTTCAAAACCTGAAATTTTATTTGAATTATTTAAAATAGAAATACCAGAAGTTAAAGAAAAAGTAGTACAAATTAAAGCAGTTGCACGTCATACTGGGTTTAGATCTAAAGTAGCTGTCATAAGTTATGATCATTGTATTGATCCTATTGGCGCTTGTATAGGTATTCGAGGCACACGAATACAAGCAATATCTAAAGAAATTTTTGATGAACGTATAGATATTATTTTATGGAATAATAATCCTGCACAATTTGTTATCAATGCTATGGCTCCTGCTAATGTGATTGATATAATTGTTCATGAAGATAGTTATACCATGGATATTTTGGTTGATACTAGTTATTTATCACAAGCAATAGGTCGACATGGTCAAAATGTACGATTAGCGTCAAAATTAAGTGGTTGGAAGTTAAATATTTTAACTGTTGAAGAATTTAAAAAAAAAAATACAATAAAAATGAGAAAAATTTATAATCTTTTTTTTAAATGTTTACAATTACAAAAATATATTATAAATATTTTGATTAAAGAAGGATTTTCTTCTTTAGAAGAATTATTTTATATTTCTGATAATGTATTATTAAAAATTCAAGATATAAATATAAATATAGTACTT
- the secG gene encoding preprotein translocase subunit SecG, translating into MYYFILLIFIIITCSLVTLIMLHPVKKNDFYSSYKSVKLFNPIYYNTIINRIIKFLIVIFLLLSVLICNLNMNNIIMN; encoded by the coding sequence ATGTATTATTTTATTTTATTAATATTTATTATTATTACATGTTCATTAGTTACATTAATTATGTTACATCCAGTGAAAAAAAATGATTTTTATTCTTCTTATAAAAGTGTTAAATTGTTTAATCCAATATATTATAATACTATTATTAATCGTATCATTAAATTTCTTATTGTAATTTTTTTATTGCTGAGTGTGTTAATATGTAACTTAAATATGAATAATATTATTATGAATTAA